A single Aggregatilinea lenta DNA region contains:
- a CDS encoding penicillin-binding protein, which yields MTVARVVRQRRRRRQQRQVGAPRVLRWSLAAVVTLLGLVVAAALIAVTTGYLIYRYYAQELPPPQDIIAAEEEAFLTTELYDHTGQSVIYEVIDPLGGDRRWASIDDIPQYFLDATVSIEDARFYANPGFDLEGMGRALWSNLTGGQVQGASTITQQLVRGVLMTPEERVDISVDRKVKEVILATEISRLYSKDQILEWYVNTNFYGNLAYGVEAASQLYFGKPARDLTLAEAALLAAIPQFPLQNPIDNPDSAKLRQEIVLNIMADQDYITRQEADAAVAESIAIRPFGDRYSITAPHFSIYARAEAESLLNNLGLDGARLVTRGGLRIYTTLDVDLQLQAECVASSQVQRLDGGDPQTVVNTTAGTPCTAATYLPAMDAQMIGVDREVTNASAVVLDGETGEIRAMVGSVDYWNTGIDGNYNAALAQRQPASAFKPIVYTAAFLAGAQPGYPNGITAATMTYDVPIEFDNGGEPYTPVNIDRQYHGPMSVRDALANSYNVPPVQLTQVVGLGPVVRTAHRLGINSLNRIEGYGLALALGSGEVSLLDMTYVYNVFNTGGYMVGTPVHEGESTPGFRTLNPVSVLRIEDANGTVLWEYGQDTNTFQRRLVLEPALAYIMTDMLADSEARAPAFGADNPLNLSRRAAAKTGTSNDNRDSWTIGYTPQIVTGVWVGNNNNHSMVDVTGESGAAPIWHAIMEYALARDALPVQDWARPATVVEQMVCQISGLLPTRSCPQARELFYVDQGAGISTVPTQTDTYWKTYSVNVCSGNLATSSSPADCVEDMPYFDYPPETLTWARETSQRLPPTEYDTVDAAEPSSPVAILSPVYLGRVGGVVEVRGNVEANDLSYWRLDVGAGTQPDVWEQIGADGDVTGSGIVLGLWDTVPLSSGGVYTLRLQMVRADGSLESAFVSVTVDNQPPTVTLTAPTPDSAYSAARDSVVTLEAQPEDDVQIAAVEFYVDGELVATTEEWPHTTRWTIAGQGEHEVWAVALDAAGNRAESSHVHITVGS from the coding sequence ATGACCGTTGCTCGCGTCGTTCGCCAGCGCCGCCGCCGGCGGCAACAGCGCCAGGTAGGCGCCCCTCGTGTCTTGCGGTGGTCTCTGGCCGCCGTGGTCACGCTGCTGGGACTGGTCGTGGCCGCCGCGTTGATCGCGGTCACGACGGGCTACCTGATCTACCGCTACTACGCCCAAGAACTGCCCCCACCCCAGGACATCATCGCGGCTGAAGAAGAAGCCTTCCTCACCACCGAGCTGTACGATCATACCGGGCAAAGCGTGATCTACGAGGTCATCGACCCGCTGGGCGGCGACCGGCGCTGGGCGAGCATCGACGACATCCCGCAGTACTTCCTCGACGCGACGGTCTCCATTGAAGACGCGCGTTTCTACGCGAACCCCGGCTTCGACCTGGAAGGCATGGGCCGCGCGCTGTGGAGCAACCTCACCGGTGGGCAGGTACAGGGCGCGAGCACGATCACACAGCAGCTCGTGCGCGGGGTGCTCATGACGCCGGAAGAACGCGTCGACATCAGCGTGGATCGCAAGGTCAAAGAGGTGATCCTGGCGACCGAGATCTCGCGGCTGTACAGCAAAGACCAGATCCTGGAGTGGTACGTCAACACCAACTTCTACGGCAACCTGGCCTACGGCGTCGAGGCGGCGTCGCAGCTCTACTTTGGCAAGCCCGCCCGCGACCTGACCCTGGCCGAAGCCGCGCTGCTGGCCGCCATCCCGCAGTTCCCGCTGCAAAACCCAATCGATAACCCCGACTCGGCCAAGCTCCGCCAGGAAATCGTGCTCAACATCATGGCCGACCAGGACTACATCACGCGCCAGGAGGCCGACGCGGCGGTGGCGGAGTCAATCGCCATCCGGCCCTTCGGCGACCGCTACAGTATCACCGCGCCGCACTTCTCGATCTACGCCCGCGCCGAGGCCGAGTCGCTGCTGAACAACCTGGGCCTGGACGGCGCGCGGCTGGTCACACGCGGCGGCCTGCGCATTTACACCACGCTCGACGTGGATTTGCAGCTCCAGGCCGAATGTGTGGCGAGCAGCCAGGTTCAGCGGCTGGACGGCGGCGATCCGCAGACGGTGGTCAATACCACCGCCGGGACGCCGTGCACTGCTGCGACCTACCTGCCCGCGATGGACGCACAGATGATCGGCGTGGACCGCGAGGTCACGAATGCTTCGGCGGTCGTGCTGGACGGCGAGACGGGCGAGATCCGGGCGATGGTCGGCAGCGTGGACTACTGGAACACCGGCATTGACGGCAATTACAACGCGGCGCTGGCGCAGCGGCAGCCCGCCTCGGCGTTCAAGCCGATCGTCTACACTGCCGCGTTCCTGGCGGGCGCGCAGCCGGGCTATCCCAACGGCATCACCGCCGCGACGATGACTTACGACGTGCCGATCGAGTTCGACAACGGTGGCGAGCCGTATACCCCGGTCAACATCGATCGCCAGTACCACGGCCCGATGAGCGTGCGCGACGCGCTGGCGAACTCCTATAACGTGCCGCCGGTCCAGCTCACGCAGGTGGTCGGCCTGGGACCGGTCGTGCGTACCGCGCACCGCCTGGGCATCAACTCGCTGAACCGCATCGAGGGCTACGGGCTGGCGCTGGCGCTGGGCAGCGGCGAAGTATCGCTGCTGGACATGACCTACGTCTACAACGTGTTCAACACGGGCGGCTACATGGTCGGTACGCCGGTGCACGAGGGCGAAAGCACGCCCGGCTTCCGCACGCTAAATCCCGTCTCCGTGCTGCGCATCGAAGACGCGAACGGCACGGTGCTGTGGGAATACGGCCAGGACACGAATACCTTCCAGCGCCGTCTCGTGCTCGAACCCGCGCTGGCTTACATCATGACCGACATGTTGGCCGATTCGGAGGCGCGCGCCCCGGCCTTTGGCGCGGACAATCCGCTCAACCTGTCGCGCCGCGCGGCGGCCAAGACCGGCACCAGCAACGACAACCGCGACAGCTGGACTATCGGCTACACGCCGCAGATCGTCACCGGGGTGTGGGTCGGCAACAACAACAATCACTCGATGGTGGACGTCACCGGCGAAAGCGGGGCGGCCCCCATCTGGCACGCGATCATGGAGTATGCGCTGGCGCGCGACGCGCTGCCCGTGCAGGACTGGGCGCGCCCGGCGACCGTGGTCGAACAGATGGTGTGCCAGATCTCCGGCCTGCTGCCCACGCGGAGCTGCCCGCAGGCGCGCGAGCTGTTCTACGTCGACCAGGGCGCGGGCATCAGCACCGTGCCGACCCAAACCGACACGTACTGGAAGACGTATTCCGTCAACGTGTGCAGCGGCAACCTCGCCACCTCGTCGTCCCCGGCGGACTGCGTGGAAGACATGCCGTACTTCGACTACCCGCCGGAAACGCTCACCTGGGCGCGCGAAACGAGCCAGCGCCTGCCGCCCACCGAGTACGACACGGTCGATGCGGCGGAGCCGTCCAGCCCGGTTGCCATCCTGTCGCCGGTTTACCTGGGGCGCGTCGGCGGCGTGGTGGAGGTGCGCGGGAACGTCGAGGCCAACGACCTGTCTTACTGGCGGCTGGATGTCGGCGCGGGCACCCAGCCGGACGTCTGGGAGCAGATCGGCGCGGACGGCGACGTGACGGGCAGCGGCATCGTGCTGGGCCTGTGGGACACGGTCCCGCTCAGCAGCGGCGGCGTCTATACCTTGCGGCTGCAAATGGTGCGCGCCGATGGCAGCCTGGAATCCGCCTTCGTCTCGGTCACGGTCGATAACCAGCCGCCGACCGTCACTCTGACCGCGCCCACGCCGGACAGCGCCTACTCTGCCGCGCGGGATTCGGTCGTGACGCTCGAAGCGCAGCCGGAAGACGACGTGCAGATCGCAGCCGTCGAGTTTTACGTGGACGGCGAGTTGGTGGCGACGACCGAAGAATGGCCGCACACGACGCGCTGGACCATCGCCGGACAGGGCGAGCACGAGGTCTGGGCCGTGGCGCTCGACGCGGCGGGCAACCGGGCCGAGTCGTCACACGTACATATTACAGTAGGGTCTTAA
- a CDS encoding response regulator transcription factor, with product MSSGEKRLLVVDDDESILFLLKELFEGESYRVTTCRTASEALNDVQGSGLPHLALIDLDLPDLGGFDLSAKLKTMGDVPIIFVTGENDEQTVVDGLRRYADDYVVKPIRMAELVVRVKRVLSRIANFDYVQPPVIKVDDWLSIDFGRGRLLVGGQVEALTRIESALLHNLVRNAGHVVQSEALIARVWPAGEVYEDTLRVHLHRLRRKLEKDPSNPQYIQTERGVGYSFRPPQAAHERPEEQQQV from the coding sequence ATGTCGTCAGGTGAGAAACGCCTCCTTGTTGTCGACGATGATGAGTCGATTCTGTTTTTGCTCAAAGAATTATTTGAGGGCGAAAGTTACCGTGTGACCACCTGCCGCACGGCGTCGGAAGCCTTGAATGACGTGCAAGGCAGTGGGCTGCCGCATCTGGCCCTGATCGACCTCGATCTCCCCGATCTCGGCGGGTTCGATCTCAGCGCGAAGCTCAAAACAATGGGCGACGTGCCGATCATCTTCGTCACCGGCGAGAACGACGAGCAGACGGTCGTAGACGGCCTGCGTCGCTATGCCGACGATTATGTGGTGAAGCCGATCCGCATGGCGGAACTGGTCGTGCGCGTCAAGCGCGTCCTCAGCCGCATCGCGAACTTCGATTACGTGCAGCCGCCGGTGATCAAGGTGGATGACTGGCTGTCCATCGACTTTGGCCGGGGACGGTTGCTGGTCGGCGGGCAAGTTGAAGCGCTGACGCGCATCGAATCGGCCCTGCTGCATAACCTCGTGCGCAATGCGGGCCACGTCGTGCAGTCGGAGGCGCTGATCGCGCGAGTGTGGCCGGCGGGCGAGGTCTACGAGGACACGCTGCGCGTGCACCTGCACCGCCTGCGCCGCAAGCTCGAAAAGGACCCCAGCAACCCCCAGTATATTCAAACCGAGCGCGGCGTGGGCTACAGCTTTCGCCCGCCTCAGGCCGCACACGAGCGACCTGAGGAACAGCAGCAGGTTTAG
- a CDS encoding sensor histidine kinase, giving the protein MDALSAQLLPDAVPDHDLLVFQQLSVLAANRPAPDALLDVLCKALGAISLSLCFPGEALPDGERLVVAPLNYAERHIADLCADMPPGTDSAQTAARLMFFSPLITLTLAANRSTVPQSGWTAAAQQEHDRLEAVLDATNDAILMIDTVGTLAIVTLQFERYTGIPRYEVLGQPFDVLAQKIAAQPGLPEELAGILRALAENHTESLSSEIEIDEPQHRILVWYSVPVYGQSGMLLGRLFAFRDVMREREVDRLKTEFITLVSHELRTPLTSVKGFSDLILESGDDALPQEVREYLGIIAENADRLVTLINDIIDITRIESDRVVISPQLCALPETIAQVTAALQSAIEEKRHRLTLDIAPDLPQIWADPARMAQILTNLLSNAIKYTLHPGEIVISARYIDTLEALPDTAIRDPILPCVLVSVQDTGVGIPPGDQPYLFKPFYRTNNEIARLVGGTGLGLMIVKSFVEMQGGQVWFESAPGEGSTFYFTAPVVESKSQPGNISL; this is encoded by the coding sequence ATGGATGCTTTGTCCGCCCAACTGCTGCCCGACGCCGTGCCGGACCACGACCTGCTGGTGTTCCAGCAACTCAGTGTGCTGGCCGCGAACCGGCCCGCGCCGGATGCGCTGCTGGACGTGCTGTGCAAGGCCCTGGGCGCGATCTCGCTCAGCCTGTGCTTCCCCGGCGAGGCGCTGCCCGACGGCGAGCGCCTGGTGGTCGCGCCGCTGAACTACGCGGAGCGGCACATCGCGGATCTGTGTGCGGACATGCCGCCCGGCACGGACAGCGCGCAGACGGCAGCCCGGCTGATGTTTTTCTCGCCCCTGATCACCCTGACTTTGGCGGCCAACCGCTCGACCGTGCCGCAGAGTGGCTGGACGGCTGCCGCGCAGCAGGAGCACGACCGCCTGGAAGCCGTGCTCGACGCGACCAATGATGCGATCCTCATGATCGATACGGTCGGCACGCTGGCCATCGTGACGCTGCAATTCGAGCGGTACACCGGCATCCCGCGCTATGAGGTTCTCGGCCAGCCGTTCGACGTGCTGGCGCAAAAGATCGCGGCGCAGCCGGGGCTGCCGGAGGAACTGGCGGGCATCCTGCGCGCGCTGGCCGAGAACCACACCGAAAGTCTGAGCAGCGAGATCGAGATCGACGAGCCGCAGCACCGCATCCTGGTGTGGTACAGCGTGCCGGTCTACGGCCAGAGTGGGATGCTGCTGGGGCGGTTGTTCGCCTTCCGCGACGTCATGCGCGAGCGTGAAGTGGACCGCCTGAAGACCGAGTTCATCACGTTGGTGTCGCACGAGCTGCGCACGCCGCTGACCTCCGTCAAGGGCTTCAGCGACCTGATCCTCGAATCGGGCGACGACGCGCTGCCGCAGGAAGTGCGCGAATACCTGGGCATCATCGCGGAGAACGCGGACCGGCTGGTGACGCTGATCAACGACATCATCGACATCACGCGCATCGAGAGCGACCGGGTCGTGATCAGCCCGCAGTTGTGCGCCCTGCCGGAGACGATCGCACAGGTCACCGCCGCACTCCAGTCCGCGATCGAAGAGAAGCGCCACCGGCTGACGCTCGACATCGCGCCCGATTTACCGCAGATTTGGGCCGATCCGGCGCGCATGGCGCAGATCCTGACGAACTTGTTAAGCAACGCCATCAAGTATACGCTTCATCCGGGCGAGATCGTTATCAGCGCGCGTTATATCGACACGCTGGAGGCCCTGCCCGACACGGCGATCCGCGATCCGATTTTGCCCTGTGTGCTGGTCAGCGTGCAGGACACGGGCGTTGGCATTCCGCCCGGCGACCAGCCCTACCTGTTCAAGCCGTTTTACCGCACGAATAACGAGATCGCGCGGCTGGTCGGCGGAACGGGGTTGGGCCTGATGATCGTGAAATCGTTCGTGGAGATGCAGGGGGGCCAGGTCTGGTTTGAATCCGCGCCGGGCGAAGGCTCGACGTTTTACTTCACTGCCCCCGTCGTCGAAAGCAAGTCGCAGCCGGGGAATATCAGTCTTTGA
- a CDS encoding response regulator transcription factor, whose amino-acid sequence MSRILVAEDEPHILLLIQRKLESAGHTVIATGDGNDALQIALNSRPDLLLLDIMLPGREGLEVCSEVKAAYGLDAPPVILISALGQQDDVEVGMAAGADDYVIKPFSPRVLLERVEQALYK is encoded by the coding sequence ATGAGCCGGATACTCGTTGCTGAAGATGAGCCGCACATTCTCCTGCTCATCCAGCGCAAGCTGGAATCGGCAGGGCATACCGTGATCGCCACCGGCGACGGGAACGACGCCCTGCAGATCGCCCTGAACAGTCGCCCCGATCTGCTGCTGCTGGACATCATGCTGCCGGGGCGCGAAGGCCTGGAAGTATGCAGCGAGGTCAAAGCCGCCTATGGGCTGGACGCGCCGCCGGTGATCCTAATCTCGGCGCTGGGCCAGCAGGATGACGTGGAAGTGGGCATGGCCGCCGGGGCGGACGACTACGTCATCAAGCCCTTTTCGCCGCGCGTGCTGCTGGAGCGCGTCGAGCAGGCGTTGTATAAATAG
- a CDS encoding YdeI/OmpD-associated family protein has translation MRFHATIQQTGKTTTGIQVPQEVMESLGRSKRPKVRITINEYTYRSSVAPMDGVFMIPVSAEVRSNAGVAGGDEVDVGIELDTEPREVSVPPDFAAALEGDAAVKQFFEGLSYSNKQRHILSIEGAKTAETRQRRIDKAIHTLREGKA, from the coding sequence ATGCGATTCCATGCGACCATTCAACAGACGGGTAAGACAACGACCGGCATTCAGGTTCCGCAGGAAGTCATGGAAAGCCTTGGTAGGAGTAAGCGGCCCAAAGTGCGCATCACGATCAACGAGTATACCTATCGCAGTAGCGTGGCCCCGATGGATGGCGTGTTCATGATCCCGGTCAGTGCTGAGGTTCGTTCGAATGCGGGTGTCGCGGGCGGTGACGAAGTGGATGTCGGCATCGAACTCGACACCGAGCCGCGCGAGGTGAGCGTGCCGCCGGACTTTGCCGCCGCGCTTGAGGGTGACGCCGCTGTCAAGCAGTTCTTCGAAGGATTATCCTACAGCAACAAACAACGGCATATTCTCTCTATTGAGGGGGCAAAGACCGCCGAGACACGCCAGCGGCGCATTGACAAAGCGATCCACACGCTGCGAGAGGGCAAAGCATAA
- a CDS encoding glycosyltransferase family 39 protein, whose protein sequence is MDHRIFPAVSNRGRLALLTLILLLAFALRTHDAGIRSLWEDEGWTMLLSKGPGVGDVVRTMVYDQHPPLYFVLFHLWRGVAGETEFATRFFGILIGVVAVAGIAPLGRALFGANAGVLAALLLALADLHIDLSQEVRHYALMATLAVLSSLFYVRWVRRSTRASRVGWVLTSLALIYTHYLGAFVLIAQGLHLLICVRPRAKLAQGVFLLGAVGLGFLPWLPVVIRQNDVRWDNPLYYQNSVPNSIETYRAVRQVLFGSHYGLMAGLMLLGLVTLVSARRGAWPRVSLRPVWSTLYPALWIALMTGLTVYINSRSQFLTERNFLLIVPAIALLIAHGLTNLERTARLFLVTVIVAVGLTTVDARRHYPDWRAVVHNVTQYHLDDEPVLMDIWVGDFPARYYVDRQMGVDTPRVSLREWRDTYKTLFLPTLLDYLNHQDAFWLIYWGDAPLDEYGSLIQQAGFERTAALPVDHLGTPLYSFRYDKIPSSEIAAFGDLFALHRADVPLTAAPGDAVDVALWWSAAQTPPLDYSVSVFLMDTNGASVAQHDSSPLDGHAPTSGWQPGNVYYDAHTLTVPAGLPPGDYQVGVRVYWYGDGQPLAVTQDATPAGDYAVIGSVDVE, encoded by the coding sequence ATGGATCACCGCATTTTCCCGGCTGTCTCAAACAGAGGGCGGCTTGCCCTGCTCACCCTGATCCTCCTGCTGGCGTTTGCGCTACGCACGCACGATGCCGGGATCCGCAGCCTGTGGGAGGACGAGGGGTGGACCATGCTGCTCAGCAAGGGGCCGGGCGTGGGCGACGTGGTGCGCACGATGGTCTATGACCAGCACCCGCCGCTGTACTTCGTGCTGTTCCACCTGTGGCGCGGCGTGGCGGGCGAGACGGAGTTCGCCACGCGCTTCTTCGGCATCCTGATCGGCGTGGTGGCCGTGGCGGGCATCGCGCCGCTGGGCCGAGCGCTGTTCGGCGCGAACGCGGGCGTACTGGCGGCGCTGCTGCTGGCCCTGGCCGACCTGCACATCGACCTCTCGCAGGAGGTGCGCCACTACGCACTGATGGCGACGCTGGCCGTGCTGTCCAGCCTGTTTTACGTGCGCTGGGTGCGCCGTTCCACGCGGGCCAGCCGGGTCGGATGGGTGCTGACGTCGCTGGCACTGATATACACGCACTACCTCGGCGCGTTCGTGCTGATTGCCCAAGGCCTCCACCTGCTGATCTGCGTGCGTCCGCGCGCGAAGCTGGCGCAGGGCGTGTTTTTGCTGGGCGCGGTCGGTCTGGGTTTTTTGCCGTGGCTGCCGGTCGTCATTCGCCAGAATGACGTACGCTGGGACAACCCGCTTTATTACCAGAACTCCGTGCCGAACAGCATCGAGACGTACCGGGCCGTCCGGCAGGTGTTATTCGGCAGCCATTATGGGCTGATGGCCGGGCTGATGCTGCTGGGGCTGGTGACGCTGGTCTCTGCGCGGCGCGGCGCGTGGCCGAGGGTGAGTCTGCGTCCGGTGTGGTCCACGCTCTATCCCGCGCTGTGGATCGCGCTGATGACCGGCCTCACAGTTTACATCAACTCGCGCAGCCAGTTCCTCACCGAGCGCAACTTTCTGTTGATCGTACCCGCGATCGCGCTGCTGATCGCGCACGGGCTGACCAACCTGGAGCGCACCGCGCGGCTGTTCCTGGTGACGGTGATCGTCGCGGTCGGGCTGACCACGGTCGATGCGCGACGGCACTACCCCGACTGGCGCGCGGTAGTCCACAACGTCACGCAGTATCACCTGGACGACGAGCCGGTGCTGATGGATATCTGGGTGGGTGACTTCCCCGCGCGCTACTACGTGGACCGGCAGATGGGCGTGGACACGCCGCGTGTCTCGCTGCGTGAATGGCGCGACACTTACAAAACGCTGTTCCTGCCCACGCTGCTCGACTACCTGAACCACCAGGACGCCTTCTGGCTGATCTACTGGGGTGACGCGCCGCTGGATGAGTACGGCAGCCTGATCCAGCAGGCCGGGTTCGAGCGCACGGCGGCGCTGCCGGTCGATCACCTGGGCACGCCGCTCTACAGCTTTCGCTACGACAAGATTCCGTCCAGTGAAATCGCGGCCTTCGGGGATCTGTTCGCGCTGCACCGCGCGGACGTCCCACTCACCGCCGCGCCGGGCGACGCAGTCGACGTGGCGCTGTGGTGGTCCGCCGCCCAAACCCCGCCGCTCGACTACAGCGTGTCGGTGTTCCTGATGGACACGAACGGCGCATCGGTCGCGCAGCACGACAGCTCGCCGCTGGACGGCCACGCGCCGACGAGCGGCTGGCAGCCAGGGAACGTCTACTATGACGCACACACTCTGACCGTTCCGGCGGGTCTGCCGCCCGGCGACTATCAGGTCGGCGTACGCGTGTACTGGTACGGCGACGGCCAACCGCTCGCCGTCACGCAGGACGCCACACCGGCGGGCGATTACGCTGTCATCGGCAGCGTAGATGTGGAATAA
- a CDS encoding helix-hairpin-helix domain-containing protein: MDGHELLEATRGTTEFEPVGDAPQQERTARRGSRGPVDLSGCVSHVTAGSRQMAVLKTMTTTACERGCFYCPFRAGRTQMKRRTISPDDIASGFMELYRKRAVEGMFLSSGIIRGGVTSQDKIIDTATILRQKYKFRGFIHLKLMPGAERDQVRAAMKLANRVSINLEAPNAMRLERLAPGKWFADELLTRLKWVEELRQQSGGGLRASSVTQFVVGPAGERDVELLSTTGMLYSQLKLARVYFSAFSPVIDTPLDNAPPTDPVRELRLYQASFLLRDYGFETEELPFMADGDLPLNQDPKQAWAEQNLAEAPVEVNTASPQELMRIPGIGIKSAERIVAARRETPLRDVSALQAAGIVNASRAVPYVLLDGRRPAQQLRLL, translated from the coding sequence ATGGATGGTCACGAGCTGCTCGAAGCAACACGCGGCACGACGGAATTCGAGCCGGTCGGGGATGCGCCGCAGCAGGAGCGCACGGCGCGCCGGGGATCGCGCGGGCCGGTCGACCTCAGCGGCTGCGTGTCGCACGTCACGGCGGGCAGCCGCCAGATGGCCGTGCTGAAGACGATGACCACCACTGCTTGCGAGCGCGGCTGTTTTTACTGCCCCTTCCGCGCGGGCCGCACGCAGATGAAGCGCCGCACCATTTCCCCCGACGACATCGCCAGCGGATTCATGGAACTCTATCGCAAGCGCGCGGTGGAAGGCATGTTTCTGTCGTCGGGCATCATTCGCGGCGGCGTCACCAGCCAGGACAAGATCATCGACACGGCGACGATCCTGCGCCAGAAGTACAAGTTTCGCGGTTTCATCCACCTCAAATTGATGCCGGGCGCGGAGCGCGATCAGGTGCGCGCCGCGATGAAGCTGGCGAACCGCGTCTCGATCAACCTCGAAGCGCCCAATGCCATGCGCCTGGAACGGCTCGCGCCGGGCAAGTGGTTCGCGGACGAGTTGCTGACGCGCCTGAAGTGGGTCGAGGAGCTGCGCCAGCAGAGCGGCGGGGGCCTGCGCGCCAGCAGCGTGACGCAGTTCGTGGTGGGTCCGGCGGGCGAGCGAGACGTAGAGTTGCTCAGCACGACCGGCATGCTCTACAGCCAGCTCAAGCTCGCGCGTGTGTACTTTTCCGCGTTCAGCCCGGTGATCGATACGCCGCTGGACAACGCCCCGCCCACCGATCCGGTCCGCGAACTGCGGCTGTATCAGGCCAGCTTTTTGCTGCGCGATTACGGCTTCGAGACGGAGGAACTGCCGTTCATGGCGGACGGCGATCTGCCGCTGAACCAGGATCCGAAACAGGCGTGGGCGGAACAAAACCTCGCCGAAGCACCGGTCGAGGTCAACACTGCATCGCCACAGGAACTGATGCGTATTCCGGGGATTGGGATCAAGAGCGCCGAGCGCATCGTCGCCGCGCGGCGAGAAACACCGCTGCGGGACGTGTCCGCGCTTCAGGCGGCGGGGATCGTCAACGCGAGCCGGGCCGTACCATACGTACTGTTGGATGGTCGACGTCCGGCCCAGCAGCTGCGCTTGCTCTGA